CCATTCGCCCGGCCCCGCGACGAACAGCGCCGTTGCCGATGCATCGGCGAGTGCGCCGTTGCCGGCGATGACGGTCAGCGACACGGTGCCGATCGCGGGATAGCCTGTCTCCGGGTCAAGAATATGGTGATAGCGAACCC
This portion of the Pseudomonadota bacterium genome encodes:
- a CDS encoding FAD:protein FMN transferase gives rise to the protein VRYHHILDPETGYPAIGTVSLTVIAGNGALADASATALFVAGPGEWPELAEALGIELVMLVASDGHLEMTAAMAKRVMLENPDEMRIVIVDKP